In the Deinococcus carri genome, one interval contains:
- a CDS encoding vWA domain-containing protein, giving the protein MRPAAALFLTALLASGPLVRAQSGPVSSSATPSSAAPGVTLRRAPATPPAPPPQAGAGCVLPTGPLPTGTRTVFILDTSGSMRGIGDGQADIFGRVKAAMNAYVRTGRPGRVELVTFDSGPRLRRSYTFPADAARWNADLAALRADGRNTYLYRSVAEALAPLKATPGDVTTVFLLTDGIDNDPDAGHTAQRALAAFGSRGPLDTLHYVALGTQIPQEARAALAASRYAQGLTLPVGQAPRLADYGTPLATVTDPARVPAPFPDGTPLTLAAGEGVRLADGQAQGGLARLTVTGRLPVGTPALLCAPPTTPGGLPRRVLLRLAVGPEPRLTWLNPGADRTLRPGEAVTLRYRLDADTPPRGLRLPAGLTGELLRLPGGREVAVRVQNAGLPDGTGVRPELLLGEGGVLPLAAITAGNGAAMPAGTAAPTPPARPAPAQPAPLPTPPSGPAARLPALLGAVLVLALLALGGLAWGRRRRPARPAMPPAPPPPNVEGLQYSEARTLALVGAGGEVTAVPVPLGGPFDLGQVARVPHLSGLRLQQDQGGLRVLRVPADLEVSQGARLLREDEVVRPGSLLGVAVARPARAPLAPLGTLVGLGLPLRLRVDGVTLHLLGPYGEHALLLRPGITDLGEAFGAPALHGLKLTPSGPHLLLAALPAGVRLRRGDDGAELRPGTYLPPEAQLELPALEG; this is encoded by the coding sequence ATGCGCCCTGCCGCCGCCCTGTTCCTTACCGCCCTGCTTGCCAGCGGTCCGCTTGTCCGGGCGCAGAGTGGGCCTGTCTCCAGCAGCGCCACCCCCAGCAGTGCCGCGCCGGGCGTGACCCTGCGGCGTGCCCCGGCGACCCCCCCGGCCCCGCCGCCACAGGCCGGGGCGGGCTGCGTGCTGCCCACGGGGCCGCTGCCCACCGGGACGCGCACGGTGTTCATTCTGGATACCAGCGGCAGCATGCGCGGCATCGGGGACGGCCAGGCCGACATCTTCGGGCGGGTCAAGGCGGCGATGAATGCCTATGTACGTACCGGGCGGCCGGGGCGGGTCGAACTCGTCACCTTCGACAGCGGCCCCCGTCTCAGGCGCAGCTATACCTTTCCGGCAGACGCGGCGCGCTGGAATGCCGATCTGGCCGCGCTGCGGGCCGACGGGCGCAACACGTACCTCTACCGCAGTGTGGCGGAGGCCCTGGCCCCGCTGAAGGCCACGCCGGGGGACGTGACCACGGTCTTTCTCCTCACCGACGGCATCGACAACGACCCCGACGCCGGCCACACGGCGCAGCGGGCGCTGGCCGCCTTCGGCTCGCGGGGGCCGCTGGATACGCTGCACTATGTCGCGCTGGGCACCCAGATTCCGCAGGAAGCCCGCGCCGCCCTCGCCGCCAGCCGCTATGCCCAGGGCCTCACGCTGCCGGTGGGGCAGGCCCCCAGGCTGGCCGACTACGGCACGCCCCTCGCCACCGTGACCGACCCGGCCCGTGTTCCGGCTCCCTTCCCGGACGGCACGCCCCTCACGCTGGCGGCGGGCGAGGGGGTGCGCCTCGCGGACGGGCAGGCGCAGGGGGGGCTGGCGCGGCTGACGGTCACGGGCCGACTGCCGGTGGGCACCCCCGCGCTGCTGTGCGCGCCTCCCACCACGCCGGGCGGGCTGCCCCGCCGCGTCCTGCTGCGCCTGGCGGTCGGCCCCGAACCGCGCCTGACCTGGCTGAACCCCGGGGCCGACCGGACGCTGCGCCCCGGCGAGGCGGTCACCCTGCGCTACCGCCTGGATGCCGACACCCCGCCCCGCGGCCTGCGCCTCCCCGCGGGCCTGACCGGTGAGCTGCTGCGGCTGCCGGGAGGCCGGGAGGTGGCGGTGCGGGTGCAGAATGCCGGGCTGCCTGACGGCACGGGCGTGAGGCCGGAGCTGCTGCTGGGCGAGGGGGGCGTGCTGCCGCTGGCCGCCATCACGGCGGGGAACGGGGCTGCCATGCCTGCCGGGACCGCTGCCCCGACCCCGCCTGCCCGGCCCGCGCCTGCCCAGCCTGCGCCGCTGCCGACTCCTCCCTCCGGTCCGGCCGCGCGGCTCCCGGCGTTGCTGGGGGCGGTGCTGGTCCTGGCGCTGCTGGCGCTGGGGGGGCTGGCCTGGGGGCGGCGCAGGCGTCCGGCTCGGCCCGCCATGCCCCCGGCCCCGCCACCGCCCAACGTGGAGGGCCTCCAGTACAGCGAGGCCCGTACGCTGGCGCTGGTCGGCGCGGGGGGAGAGGTGACGGCGGTGCCCGTGCCGCTGGGTGGCCCCTTCGACCTGGGGCAGGTGGCGCGCGTGCCGCATCTCAGCGGACTGCGGCTTCAGCAGGACCAGGGCGGCCTGCGCGTGCTGCGCGTGCCCGCCGACCTGGAAGTCAGCCAGGGTGCCCGCTTGTTGCGCGAGGACGAGGTGGTCCGGCCCGGCAGCCTGCTGGGGGTGGCGGTGGCGCGGCCTGCCCGTGCCCCCCTCGCGCCCCTGGGCACGCTGGTCGGCCTGGGCCTGCCGCTGCGCCTGCGCGTCGACGGCGTGACCCTGCATCTCCTCGGCCCCTACGGCGAACATGCCCTGCTGCTGCGCCCCGGCATCACCGACCTGGGCGAGGCGTTCGGTGCCCCGGCCCTGCACGGCCTGAAGCTCACGCCCAGCGGCCCACATCTGCTGCTCGCCGCGCTGCCCGCCGGGGTCCGCCTCCGCCGGGGCGACGACGGGGCCGAACTGCGCCCCGGCACCTACCTGCCGCCCGAGGCCCAGCTTGAGCTGCCGGCGCTGGAAGGCTAG
- a CDS encoding helical backbone metal receptor, translating into MRLAALTSSNSDILAALGVAGQVVAVDSHSDAPGLEGAVRVGPDLNIDVAAVQAARPDLVLASLSVPGMERVVEGVRAAGLRTLVLDPISIPGTLRDIREIGAAVGLPERAEALAGSLEAELHSLARAYPRPPRVLVEWWPRPIIAATRDSWVTDLLETLGAVNALGERPGRSTPLTLEEVRAAHPDLIVCSWCGARKLRPEVIEARGLGVPVVCVPESGLGRPGPRLIEGARQIAAALAGLRLS; encoded by the coding sequence ATGCGGCTGGCCGCCCTGACCTCCAGCAATTCCGACATTCTCGCGGCGCTGGGCGTGGCGGGGCAGGTGGTGGCGGTGGACAGCCACAGCGACGCGCCGGGGCTGGAGGGGGCGGTGCGGGTGGGGCCGGACCTGAACATCGACGTGGCGGCGGTGCAGGCGGCCCGGCCCGACCTGGTGCTGGCGAGCCTGAGCGTGCCCGGCATGGAGCGGGTGGTGGAGGGCGTGCGGGCGGCGGGGCTGCGGACGCTCGTGCTGGACCCCATCAGCATTCCGGGCACCCTGCGCGACATCCGCGAGATAGGCGCGGCCGTGGGCCTGCCAGAACGGGCGGAGGCGCTGGCCGGGAGCCTGGAGGCGGAACTGCATAGCCTCGCCCGCGCCTATCCCCGTCCGCCCCGCGTGCTGGTCGAGTGGTGGCCCCGGCCCATCATCGCCGCCACGCGCGACTCCTGGGTCACGGACCTGCTGGAGACGTTGGGCGCGGTCAATGCCCTGGGGGAGCGGCCCGGACGCAGCACGCCCCTCACGCTGGAGGAGGTGCGCGCGGCCCACCCCGACCTGATCGTCTGTTCGTGGTGCGGCGCGCGTAAGCTCCGGCCCGAGGTTATCGAGGCGCGCGGCCTGGGGGTGCCCGTCGTCTGCGTGCCCGAGAGCGGTCTGGGCCGCCCCGGTCCCCGGCTGATCGAGGGCGCGCGGCAGATAGCGGCGGCGCTGGCCGGGTTGCGCCTGTCCTAG
- a CDS encoding TetR family transcriptional regulator C-terminal domain-containing protein, producing the protein MARRVNPIQDRVRRAALEKAAYLAIYERGYAGVTLADIAGYAGVSKGTLAYHFGSRAGLLAAVMRRFTRTITVATRRALRQAGTPGAKLAAYVENQFYGVENTRRFYTVSLDFLAAATRDPELMAVQRDFQRETLALDLELARLAGEAGAGERARLLRALVEGLSVRFLADPAPDLAAYRAECLRGLRAILGWEEEPPAPSPAG; encoded by the coding sequence ATGGCGCGGCGCGTGAATCCGATACAGGACCGGGTGCGGCGGGCGGCGCTGGAGAAGGCGGCGTATCTGGCGATCTACGAGCGGGGCTACGCGGGCGTGACGCTGGCCGATATCGCCGGGTACGCGGGGGTCAGCAAGGGGACGCTGGCGTATCACTTCGGGAGCCGGGCGGGGCTGCTCGCGGCGGTGATGCGGCGCTTCACGCGGACCATCACGGTCGCCACGCGGCGGGCGCTGCGGCAGGCGGGCACCCCGGGGGCCAAGCTCGCCGCCTATGTCGAGAACCAGTTCTACGGCGTGGAGAACACCCGGCGCTTTTACACCGTGTCGCTGGACTTCCTGGCCGCCGCCACCCGTGACCCGGAGCTGATGGCGGTGCAGCGCGACTTCCAGCGCGAGACGCTGGCCCTCGACCTCGAACTCGCGCGGCTGGCGGGCGAGGCGGGCGCGGGCGAGCGGGCACGGCTGCTGCGGGCGCTGGTCGAGGGCCTGAGCGTGCGCTTCCTGGCTGACCCCGCCCCGGACCTGGCGGCCTACCGCGCGGAATGCCTGCGGGGCCTGCGGGCCATCCTGGGGTGGGAGGAGGAGCCGCCCGCCCCCAGCCCCGCAGGCTAG